A single genomic interval of Aegicerativicinus sediminis harbors:
- a CDS encoding electron transfer flavoprotein subunit beta/FixA family protein — translation MKILVCISHVPDTTSKINFTNDNTEFDKNGVQFVINPNDEFGLTRAMWFKEKQGASVDVINVGGAETEPTLRKALAIGADAAIRINTNPKDGHQVAIELANVVKENGYDLVIAGRESIDYNGGMVPGMLAEILGANFVANCIGLEVEGDKATAVREMDGGKETVETSLPLVIGGQKGLVEEKDLKIPNMRGIMMARQKPLNVVEPSNPEIFTDSVKFEKPEPKGEITLVDADNVGRLVELLHNEAKVI, via the coding sequence ATGAAAATATTGGTCTGTATCAGTCATGTGCCTGATACCACTTCTAAAATAAATTTCACAAACGACAATACCGAATTTGACAAGAATGGAGTACAATTTGTCATAAATCCAAATGATGAATTCGGCCTCACTCGGGCAATGTGGTTCAAGGAAAAACAAGGGGCCAGTGTTGACGTTATTAATGTTGGTGGTGCGGAAACAGAACCCACCTTACGTAAAGCATTAGCAATAGGTGCTGATGCCGCAATTAGAATCAATACTAATCCAAAGGACGGCCACCAAGTGGCTATAGAATTGGCAAATGTTGTTAAGGAAAATGGCTATGATTTAGTTATTGCTGGAAGAGAATCTATTGATTATAACGGTGGAATGGTACCAGGAATGCTAGCGGAAATTCTTGGAGCCAATTTTGTAGCTAATTGCATAGGCCTTGAGGTTGAAGGTGACAAAGCTACAGCCGTAAGAGAAATGGATGGCGGAAAAGAAACGGTTGAAACAAGTTTACCTTTAGTTATTGGTGGCCAGAAAGGATTGGTTGAAGAAAAGGACTTAAAAATCCCAAACATGAGAGGAATCATGATGGCTCGCCAAAAACCATTAAATGTTGTGGAACCTTCTAACCCTGAAATTTTTACAGATTCCGTAAAATTTGAAAAACCTGAACCAAAAGGAGAAATCACTCTTGTTGATGCAGATAATGTGGGTCGTTTGGTTGAATTGCTCCACAATGAGGCTAAGGTTATTTAA
- a CDS encoding electron transfer flavoprotein subunit alpha/FixB family protein gives MSVLVYTESDKGTFKKIALETASYAKTVADQLGTTVTAVTINADDTSVLKNYGVNKVLKVSNKDLDTFNAQRYADVITQACNKEGTKVVILSSSADSKYLAPILSVKLNAGYASNVVDAPSSLEPFTVKRTAFTNKAFNFSKIESDVKIVGVSKNSYGLYENSVELTEEDFSPSIPESGVHQKSINKSSDKVSIADAEIVVSGGRGLKGPENWGMIEELAEVLGAATACSKPVSDLGWRPHSEHVGQTGKPVASNLYIAIGISGAIQHLAGINASKVKVVINNDPEAPFFKAADYGIVGDAFEVVPKLIEKLKEFKAQNA, from the coding sequence ATGTCAGTTTTAGTATATACAGAATCAGATAAAGGAACATTTAAGAAAATTGCATTAGAGACAGCATCCTATGCTAAAACTGTTGCAGACCAATTGGGAACTACTGTAACAGCAGTAACTATTAATGCAGATGACACTTCAGTTTTGAAAAATTATGGGGTAAACAAGGTATTGAAAGTTAGTAATAAGGATTTAGACACCTTTAACGCACAAAGGTATGCAGACGTAATTACACAAGCCTGTAATAAAGAAGGCACTAAAGTGGTAATTCTTAGCTCTAGTGCAGACTCTAAATACCTTGCCCCTATTTTATCTGTAAAGCTTAATGCAGGTTATGCCTCTAACGTAGTGGACGCTCCTTCATCTTTAGAACCATTTACAGTTAAGCGCACTGCATTTACTAACAAAGCTTTTAATTTTTCTAAAATTGAAAGTGATGTAAAAATCGTAGGTGTCTCAAAAAATTCATATGGTCTTTATGAAAATTCAGTGGAATTAACTGAAGAAGATTTTTCTCCTTCAATTCCGGAAAGCGGTGTTCATCAAAAATCTATCAACAAGTCTAGCGATAAAGTGAGTATTGCAGATGCAGAAATTGTGGTTTCTGGAGGTCGTGGCTTGAAAGGTCCCGAAAATTGGGGAATGATTGAGGAATTGGCCGAAGTTTTGGGAGCCGCCACTGCTTGCTCTAAACCGGTTTCGGATTTAGGATGGCGCCCACATAGTGAACACGTGGGCCAAACTGGCAAACCAGTCGCTTCCAACCTATATATCGCCATTGGTATTTCTGGTGCAATCCAGCATTTGGCTGGTATTAATGCATCAAAGGTAAAAGTTGTTATTAACAATGACCCAGAAGCTCCTTTCTTTAAAGCAGCAGACTATGGAATTGTTGGGGATGCCTTTGAAGTAGTCCCAAAACTCATTGAAAAATTGAAGGAATTTAAAGCACAAAACGCTTAA
- a CDS encoding bifunctional nuclease family protein has protein sequence MSLVRLNIKGISYSQTQNGAYALILNEVDGERKLPIVIGAFEAQSIAIALEKEIRPPRPLTHDLFKNFADRFEIVVKQVIIHKLVDGVFYSSLICERDKIEEIIDARTSDAIALALRFNAPIFTYKNILDKAGIYLKVNPKKDEEQEDSILVDETLAEEVEANLSENYKTKTLDELNALLDEAVAQEDYEAAAKIRDEISKR, from the coding sequence ATGAGTTTAGTACGCTTAAACATAAAGGGCATTTCTTATAGTCAGACACAAAATGGTGCTTATGCACTCATACTCAACGAGGTGGATGGCGAAAGAAAACTTCCGATTGTTATTGGTGCTTTTGAGGCTCAATCTATAGCCATTGCCTTAGAAAAGGAAATACGCCCACCACGTCCGCTGACACACGACTTATTTAAAAATTTTGCTGATCGCTTTGAAATTGTGGTTAAACAGGTTATTATCCACAAATTGGTAGACGGTGTATTTTATTCAAGTTTGATTTGCGAACGTGACAAAATTGAGGAGATAATTGATGCACGCACCAGTGACGCAATTGCTTTGGCATTACGATTTAATGCACCCATATTTACATACAAGAACATCTTAGACAAGGCGGGAATATACTTAAAAGTTAACCCTAAGAAAGATGAGGAGCAGGAAGACAGCATATTGGTAGATGAAACATTGGCCGAAGAAGTAGAGGCGAATCTTTCGGAGAACTACAAAACAAAAACCTTGGACGAACTTAATGCCTTGTTAGATGAGGCCGTAGCTCAAGAGGATTATGAAGCTGCTGCAAAAATTAGGGATGAAATTTCCAAGCGATAA
- a CDS encoding nucleoside transporter C-terminal domain-containing protein: MKKFWLAFGAIFFLTFLSFSQSIQKTWIFQSVTDKSEDTIFKINPENDFLEFKDGTFNYTLLNQDSLSAKGTYILQNNLLELRYSQPIDTTIQYRIRALTDSTLVYSESDITYSLRNKLEIDDAMIAIAKPLNNVIIPSDGFSFQSLLRGVLGMLVLLVISYLLSVNRKGINWKTVGLGLGAQLLLAFGVLKVPFVQTFFEVIGKMFVKILDFTQAGSEFLLGGMMDVESFGFIFLFQILPTIIFFSALTSLLFYLGIIQIVVKGLAWVLTKLMGISGPESLSVAGNIFLGQTEAPLMIKAYLEKMSRSEILLVMIGGMATVAGGVLAAYIGFLGGEDAALKIFYAKHLLTASVMAAPGAIVISKILYPQTEKIDTEISVSQENIGSNVLDAIANGTTEGLKLAANVGAMLLVFIAFIAMINFGFNKIGSFTGINTWITSHTPYSELSLEFILGYIFAPVMWLIGVAKEDMALMGQLLGVKLAASEFVGYIQLAELKNVSNGVHLKFEKSIIMATYMLCGFANFASIGIQIGGIGSLAPGQRKTLSEFGLKALIGGTVASLLSATIAGMIIG, translated from the coding sequence ATGAAGAAATTTTGGCTAGCCTTTGGAGCTATTTTCTTTTTAACGTTCCTTTCATTTTCACAGTCCATTCAGAAAACCTGGATTTTCCAGTCGGTAACAGACAAATCAGAGGACACAATTTTTAAAATAAATCCAGAAAATGATTTCCTTGAATTTAAAGACGGAACTTTTAATTACACCCTATTAAATCAAGACAGCCTATCAGCCAAAGGCACTTATATCCTTCAAAATAACTTATTAGAACTTCGGTATTCACAACCAATAGACACCACAATTCAATACAGGATAAGGGCATTAACAGATTCCACTTTGGTCTATTCAGAAAGCGACATTACATATTCTTTGCGGAATAAATTGGAAATAGATGATGCCATGATAGCAATAGCGAAACCTTTAAATAATGTAATTATACCAAGTGATGGGTTTTCATTTCAAAGTTTATTAAGAGGCGTCCTAGGAATGCTCGTACTCTTGGTAATTTCTTATTTACTGAGTGTTAATCGCAAGGGTATTAATTGGAAAACGGTCGGTTTAGGCCTTGGTGCCCAACTTCTTTTAGCTTTTGGAGTTCTAAAAGTGCCATTCGTTCAAACTTTCTTTGAAGTTATAGGTAAAATGTTCGTGAAAATTCTTGATTTTACCCAGGCGGGTAGCGAGTTTTTATTGGGAGGAATGATGGATGTTGAAAGTTTCGGTTTCATTTTTCTATTCCAGATATTACCAACAATAATATTTTTCTCCGCCCTTACTTCTCTCTTATTTTATTTAGGAATCATTCAGATTGTGGTAAAAGGCCTAGCCTGGGTATTAACCAAATTGATGGGGATTTCTGGTCCTGAGAGCTTAAGTGTTGCCGGCAATATCTTTTTGGGGCAAACAGAAGCTCCTTTAATGATTAAAGCATATTTAGAGAAAATGTCTCGTTCTGAAATATTGCTGGTAATGATTGGAGGAATGGCTACAGTCGCTGGTGGCGTTTTAGCCGCTTATATTGGATTCTTGGGAGGAGAGGATGCTGCATTAAAAATATTTTATGCCAAGCATTTACTTACCGCCTCCGTTATGGCGGCTCCAGGAGCCATAGTGATATCAAAAATTCTTTATCCACAGACTGAAAAAATAGATACTGAAATTTCTGTTTCACAAGAAAATATAGGCTCCAATGTACTTGATGCTATTGCAAATGGAACTACTGAAGGCTTAAAATTGGCAGCAAATGTTGGTGCAATGCTTTTGGTTTTTATCGCCTTTATAGCAATGATAAATTTTGGTTTTAATAAAATCGGATCTTTTACCGGTATTAATACCTGGATTACTTCGCACACTCCTTATTCAGAACTTTCTTTAGAATTCATACTTGGCTACATTTTTGCTCCAGTAATGTGGCTTATAGGTGTAGCCAAGGAAGATATGGCTTTAATGGGGCAATTGTTGGGCGTAAAATTGGCTGCGAGTGAATTTGTGGGGTACATTCAATTGGCGGAACTTAAAAACGTCTCTAATGGAGTACATTTAAAATTTGAAAAGTCTATTATCATGGCCACCTATATGCTTTGTGGATTTGCAAATTTCGCATCCATTGGTATACAAATTGGCGGTATCGGCTCCCTAGCCCCAGGTCAGCGCAAAACTCTTTCCGAATTTGGACTAAAAGCCTTAATTGGAGGAACCGTTGCTTCATTATTATCCGCGACTATTGCGGGAATGATAATTGGCTAA
- a CDS encoding thymidylate synthase: MQQYLDLVKHVLEHGHEKSDRTGTGTKSIFGYQMRFDLSEGFPMVTTKKLHLKSIIYELLWFLKGDTNIQYLTENGVRIWNEWADENGDLGPVYGHQWRNWNSDEIDQIKEVIETLKSNPDSRRMLVSAWNPSVLPDTSISFSENVANGKAALPPCHAFFQFYVADGKLSCQLYQRSADIFLGVPFNIASYALLTLMMAQVCGYEAGDFVHTFGDAHIYSNHYEQLELQLSRDPRSLPKMILNPDIKDIFDFTFEDFTLVDYNPHPHIKGAVAV; this comes from the coding sequence ATGCAACAATATTTAGACCTGGTAAAACATGTGTTGGAGCATGGCCATGAAAAAAGTGATAGAACCGGTACAGGAACCAAAAGTATTTTTGGCTACCAAATGCGATTCGATCTTTCGGAAGGTTTTCCTATGGTGACTACCAAGAAATTACATTTAAAATCTATCATTTATGAATTATTGTGGTTTTTAAAAGGAGATACCAATATTCAATATCTAACGGAAAATGGGGTAAGAATTTGGAATGAATGGGCTGATGAAAATGGAGATTTAGGACCAGTATATGGCCACCAATGGCGAAATTGGAATAGTGACGAGATTGACCAAATAAAGGAGGTTATCGAAACTTTAAAATCAAATCCAGATAGTCGGCGCATGTTGGTCTCGGCGTGGAACCCATCAGTATTGCCAGATACTTCTATCTCATTTTCAGAAAATGTAGCCAATGGTAAAGCTGCACTTCCACCTTGTCACGCATTTTTCCAGTTCTATGTTGCAGACGGAAAATTATCCTGTCAATTATATCAACGTAGTGCGGATATTTTTTTAGGCGTGCCCTTTAATATTGCATCATATGCACTGTTAACTTTGATGATGGCGCAGGTTTGCGGTTATGAAGCAGGAGATTTTGTGCACACCTTTGGAGACGCACATATTTATAGTAACCATTATGAGCAGTTAGAATTACAGCTAAGTAGAGATCCTAGGTCTTTGCCAAAAATGATCCTTAACCCTGATATAAAAGATATTTTCGATTTTACTTTTGAGGATTTCACTCTCGTTGATTACAACCCTCATCCTCATATTAAAGGAGCCGTTGCGGTATAA
- a CDS encoding isoamylase early set domain-containing protein, protein MAITKQYLKSKPICKVTFTVPADEASEVSVVGSFNGWDAKAGSLKKLKNGNFKGTIDVEKDADYEFRYLVDGAYINEAEADAYAWNDFAAAENSVLKV, encoded by the coding sequence ATGGCTATCACTAAGCAGTATTTGAAAAGTAAACCGATTTGTAAAGTAACATTCACCGTTCCAGCTGATGAAGCTTCTGAAGTTTCAGTAGTTGGGTCATTTAACGGTTGGGATGCGAAGGCTGGAAGCTTAAAAAAGCTAAAAAATGGTAATTTTAAAGGTACCATTGATGTTGAGAAAGACGCTGACTATGAATTTAGATATTTGGTTGATGGAGCATATATCAATGAAGCTGAGGCTGACGCTTACGCTTGGAATGATTTTGCTGCTGCAGAAAACAGCGTGCTTAAAGTATAA
- a CDS encoding dihydrofolate reductase — translation MFAKKKEVPKIDKEQLELIKNAERRIKQKRGLYIHFVIFLIGAVFLIVANVGLDIGKDYKILGVDWFVYAILIWLFLFVYHFINVFITHKFMGKDWEEQQLERLVAKQKDRLEQLRKKVESEYPVYSQEENVKPTPKFRNKKQNVTIIAAAGEDNSIGKDNELVWHLKDDLQRFKALTSGHHIIMGRKTFETFPKPLPNRTHVVITRQENYKIPDGVVVVSNLHDALDVAINDNQPFIIGGGEIYRQSLDVADSIELTRVHSTFEADTYFPEIDSLQWHEVARKFHEADEDNQFPFSFITYRKVE, via the coding sequence ATGTTTGCGAAAAAAAAGGAGGTTCCAAAAATTGACAAAGAGCAATTAGAACTCATTAAAAATGCCGAAAGAAGAATTAAACAGAAAAGAGGTCTTTATATTCATTTTGTCATCTTCCTTATTGGAGCTGTTTTTTTAATTGTTGCCAATGTCGGGCTAGATATTGGCAAGGATTATAAGATTTTAGGTGTCGATTGGTTTGTATATGCCATCTTAATTTGGTTATTTCTATTTGTGTACCATTTTATAAATGTTTTCATCACCCACAAATTCATGGGGAAGGATTGGGAGGAACAGCAATTGGAGCGATTAGTAGCCAAACAAAAGGACCGACTTGAACAATTACGAAAAAAAGTTGAGTCAGAGTATCCGGTTTACAGTCAAGAGGAAAACGTCAAACCAACACCCAAGTTTCGAAATAAAAAACAAAATGTTACAATTATTGCTGCTGCAGGTGAGGACAATAGCATAGGTAAAGACAATGAATTGGTATGGCATTTAAAGGATGACCTACAAAGATTTAAAGCATTAACCTCAGGCCACCATATAATAATGGGCAGAAAGACTTTTGAAACATTTCCCAAGCCATTACCAAACCGCACGCATGTTGTAATTACTCGTCAAGAGAATTATAAAATTCCAGATGGTGTTGTTGTTGTAAGCAATCTTCATGACGCCTTGGATGTAGCAATTAATGACAATCAACCCTTTATAATTGGAGGAGGAGAAATATACAGGCAATCTTTGGATGTTGCCGATAGTATTGAATTAACGCGAGTGCATTCAACATTTGAGGCAGATACCTATTTCCCTGAAATTGATTCCCTTCAATGGCATGAAGTTGCAAGGAAATTTCACGAGGCTGATGAAGACAATCAATTTCCTTTCTCGTTTATAACATATAGAAAAGTGGAATAA
- a CDS encoding sugar O-acetyltransferase — MKSEKEKMLAGEYYNPFDGELQKERYKAKLLFQKINSLNEDHLKERKILFKELVVNAGKNYWIEPPFYCDYGYNITLGNNVFINYNCCILDVCEVTIGDNCMLAPSVQIYTATHPLEAQARNSGVEFGKAVTIGNNVWIGGNATICPGVTIGDNAVIAAGAVVVKNVEANTLVGGNPAKFIKHIEN, encoded by the coding sequence ATGAAAAGTGAAAAAGAGAAAATGTTGGCCGGCGAGTATTACAATCCCTTTGATGGAGAATTACAGAAAGAGCGTTACAAAGCAAAACTTCTTTTTCAAAAAATAAATAGCCTCAACGAGGATCACTTAAAGGAGAGAAAAATTCTGTTCAAAGAACTTGTTGTAAACGCAGGGAAAAACTATTGGATCGAACCGCCTTTTTATTGTGATTATGGGTACAATATTACACTTGGCAATAATGTCTTCATTAATTATAATTGCTGTATCCTAGATGTCTGTGAAGTAACTATTGGTGACAATTGCATGTTGGCTCCAAGCGTTCAAATTTATACTGCAACACATCCTCTTGAGGCACAGGCAAGAAACTCTGGAGTTGAATTTGGCAAGGCCGTCACTATTGGAAACAATGTTTGGATTGGTGGTAATGCCACCATTTGCCCAGGAGTAACAATTGGTGATAATGCAGTAATTGCCGCGGGTGCAGTTGTGGTGAAAAATGTCGAGGCAAATACATTAGTTGGTGGAAATCCAGCTAAATTTATTAAACACATTGAAAACTAG
- the fabD gene encoding ACP S-malonyltransferase, translating into MTAYIFPGQGSQFSGMGRELYETSDIAKDYFNQANDILGFNILDIMFEGSAEDLKETKVTQPAIFIHSVALAMAMGKEFSPNMVAGHSLGEFSALVANEVLNYDDGLRLVAKRALAMQAACEKQPGTMAAVLGLENAVVEDVCGKINGIVVPANYNCPGQLVISGELSAVEKACEAMKEAGARRALILPVGGAFHSPLMEPAREELAKAIEQTVFGKPVCPIYQNVPADAVTNADTIKSNLISQLTAPVKWTQSVEQMAKDGASHFVEVGPGKVLQGLVKKINSEASVDSAQL; encoded by the coding sequence ATGACAGCATATATTTTTCCAGGCCAAGGCTCCCAATTCAGTGGAATGGGACGTGAACTTTATGAAACTTCAGATATCGCAAAAGACTATTTCAACCAAGCCAATGATATTTTAGGGTTCAATATCCTAGATATTATGTTCGAGGGCTCTGCTGAAGACCTGAAGGAGACTAAGGTAACCCAACCTGCAATCTTTATTCATTCGGTTGCATTGGCAATGGCCATGGGAAAAGAATTTTCTCCGAATATGGTAGCAGGCCATTCATTGGGAGAATTTTCAGCATTGGTTGCCAACGAAGTGTTGAATTATGATGACGGATTACGTTTAGTTGCTAAACGTGCATTAGCTATGCAGGCTGCATGCGAAAAGCAACCTGGTACTATGGCGGCAGTCTTAGGCTTAGAAAATGCTGTTGTTGAAGATGTATGTGGTAAAATCAATGGAATTGTAGTTCCTGCAAATTACAACTGTCCTGGACAATTAGTCATTTCTGGAGAGCTTAGTGCGGTTGAAAAAGCTTGTGAAGCAATGAAAGAGGCTGGAGCTAGAAGAGCGTTAATCCTGCCTGTAGGAGGTGCCTTCCACTCTCCACTTATGGAACCCGCCCGAGAAGAATTGGCAAAAGCAATTGAACAAACAGTTTTCGGAAAACCAGTTTGTCCAATTTATCAAAATGTACCAGCAGATGCTGTTACAAATGCGGACACTATAAAAAGTAATTTAATTTCTCAACTTACCGCTCCGGTTAAATGGACTCAATCTGTAGAACAAATGGCAAAGGATGGTGCAAGCCACTTTGTAGAAGTTGGCCCAGGAAAGGTACTTCAAGGATTGGTGAAAAAAATCAATTCTGAAGCTAGCGTAGATTCGGCGCAACTTTAA
- the lspA gene encoding signal peptidase II: MSRTWKIAIIIIANIALDQISKVIVRSKIDYREVIELIGEKFILTNVENTGAFLGMGSDMNPTLKLIFLLILPVVVLGMVLYYILKNKHLDRLSLVAFCCIIGGGIANVYDRIMYGSVTDFLHIDLGGVFRTGIFNVADMSVTFGMIILVYASLTQQKNVKKINTISESED; encoded by the coding sequence ATGTCTAGAACTTGGAAGATTGCAATAATCATTATCGCAAATATTGCGCTGGATCAAATTTCAAAAGTCATTGTAAGATCAAAAATAGACTACCGAGAGGTAATTGAACTTATAGGTGAAAAATTTATACTTACCAATGTTGAAAATACGGGTGCCTTTTTGGGAATGGGCAGTGATATGAATCCCACACTGAAGTTAATTTTTCTTTTGATTTTGCCTGTGGTGGTCCTTGGGATGGTACTGTATTACATTCTGAAAAATAAACATTTAGACCGTCTAAGCTTGGTGGCGTTCTGTTGTATAATCGGCGGAGGAATTGCCAATGTTTATGATCGAATAATGTATGGCTCTGTAACAGATTTTCTGCATATAGATTTGGGAGGGGTCTTTAGAACGGGAATATTCAATGTTGCAGATATGTCTGTAACATTTGGCATGATCATACTAGTCTATGCTAGTTTAACCCAACAGAAAAACGTCAAAAAAATTAATACTATTTCAGAATCAGAAGATTAG